The sequence below is a genomic window from Alphaproteobacteria bacterium.
GCCGAACGAGCGGCTGCCCGCCGTCACCGCACCTGCCGGCCGGACGGCCCGCAGGGAAAGCCCGCCGCCATCGCCTGGTGCAGGGAGAGGATCTCCGACTGGTGGAGCAGCCCCGGATGGGCCGCCGCCCAATCCAGGAAGACCTCGCGCACCACCTCCACGGTGACGTCCAGCGGCGCGCAGAACGGCGGCGCGGCGCCGCCCTGCCCGGCATAGAACCGCGCCGTCAGGAAGAAGCCGCGCAGTTCGCCCAGGCAGGCGCGCTCCAGCGCGAAGGCCATTGCCGGGTCGGGGTCGGCCGCGCCGCCGCACCAGGCGGCCAGGGTCTTGGTGTTCATGAAGACGCGGTCCTGCGCCGCCGCCGCGCCGGACCAGAGCAGGGCTGTCGCCGCCAGGGCAGAGGCCAGCCGCTTCATCCCGGCCGGCCGCCCGCCCTCAGTCCGCCACCAGGGCGAAGCGGTCCATCACCCCGCCATCGACCAGGCCGGCATGCAGGGCCAGCAGGACAAGCTGTGCGTCCGGGCTGTCGCCGCTGGCGATCGCCGCCTCCAGGCGGCGCTCCGCGCCTTCGGCGAGTTCCGCGCCCTGGACCAGCTCCACGAAGGCCTCCGCCCCCGTCAGGCAATCGGCGAGCAGCACGGCGTGTGCGGCACAGGCGGCGCGGTCGACCCCGCCGGCCTGCTTCATCAGCCGCACCATGGTCATCTTCACCGCCTCCGGCACCAGCGCGGGATGCAGGCCGGCGGCGCGCAGTTCCTCGTCGAGCAGGCGCAGCTCGCGCGCCCGGCCGAGCTGGCGGAACAGGCCGAACATGGTGGCTCTCTCCTGTGTGCGCGCGCCGGTCAGGCCGCCGCCGGATCGCCGCCCAGGCGGCGCGAGATCTCGTCCAGCCTGCGCAGGACCTGCAGCACCACGGTGTAGAAGACGTCGTACAGGAAGAACAGGTTCAGGATCGGCACCAGGCTGAGGATCACCCAGAGGATCCGCGGCTGCCCCACCGCCCGGGCGAGGAACCAGTTGCCGATCGCGAAGGGCAGGAAAGCCAGCAGGTAGGGCAGCAGCTGCACGTAGGACATATGGTCGGAAGCCATGGCGTCTCTCCCCGGTGGACGGATCGCTACCGAACCACAGGCACGGTGCCCGGCCAAGGGTCAGCCGGGTCCGACATGCGCACTCTGCTCTATCGGATCACGCAGGCCCTTGCGGGTCCCGACGGCCGATAGGCCGGCACCTCTCAGGTCTCGTGGGTTGCCAGACGGTCCAGGAGGGAGTCGAGGTCCCGTTCGTCGACTTCGACGAAATCGCCGCGGGTAAGGGCGTCGGTGCCGGCCTTCACCTGGCCGCGCAGGCGTTCAAGCTGCAGTTCCTCTGTCGCGAGGCGATGCTGCAGGCCGCGCAGGGCGTCCCGCACAGCCTCGCTGGCATTCTGGT
It includes:
- a CDS encoding type II toxin-antitoxin system ParD family antitoxin, with protein sequence MPTRDVNLTAEQDAFVEQVVRVGRYQNASEAVRDALRGLQHRLATEELQLERLRGQVKAGTDALTRGDFVEVDERDLDSLLDRLATHET
- a CDS encoding Rap1a/Tai family immunity protein; translation: MKRLASALAATALLWSGAAAAQDRVFMNTKTLAAWCGGAADPDPAMAFALERACLGELRGFFLTARFYAGQGGAAPPFCAPLDVTVEVVREVFLDWAAAHPGLLHQSEILSLHQAMAAGFPCGPSGRQVR